The genomic window CGGATAACCAGACACCAGGCCTGCGCATTCCCGGCCCCGAACGACCTCCCAAGAGCCTCGCGATCCCAAGCTGAGCCGCCGCGTCATGTGAGGCGCGGCATCTGCCACGCCTGCTCGTGAGGCCGTTCTTGTCATGCTTTCCATCCTCGTTGCGCGCCGACCGGCGCGTTTGCGGCGCGCGCTTGCGATAGGCGCAGCGCTGGCCGCCCTGTCCGCGCCTTCAATCGGCGCGGCGCAGTCCCTCAGCCTGTCGGATGCGCTGTCGCGCGTCGCATCCGGCGATCCTTCCGTCGCAGCGAACGCCGCGCGGCTCCGTGCGGCCGATGCCGCCATTACCCAAGCCGATGTGCGGCCACGCGATGTCGTCGGCGTCGATGTCGAGGATTTCGCGGGCACCGGCCCCCATTCCCCGCTCGAACGATCGCAGACCACCGCCTGGTATGAGCGAACGTGGGAACGCGGCGGCAAGCGCGAAGCCCGCATCGGTGCGGCCCGCTCGGACCTGGGCATCGCTGTCGAGCGCAACCGCCTACGGATGCTCGACCTCTTGGCCCAGGTGCAAGCCGCCTGGGTCGATGCGCTGGCAGCCGAAGCAGTAATCTCTATTGCCGAACAGCGCCTCGCCGCCGCCCAGCGCGTGGAAGCGGAGACCGGCCGCCGTGTCGGGCGCGCGCTCGATCCGCTGTTCGCGGGCGAACGGGCGAGGACCGCCGTGGCGCAAGCCCGCATCGCGCTCGATCAGGCGCGGGAGACTGCGCGGATCGCCCGCGCCAGTCTCGCTGCCTTCTGGGGCGGCACGGCCGATTACAATCTCGATCCCTCGCCGTTCGGGATCGCTACCCCCGGCGCGACGGCGGCCGAGGACAGTCCCGACCTCGCCCTGCTCGCCGCCGAGCGCGACGCTGCCGGTGCCCGCGTGCGGCTTGCGGAGACCGGCAATGCCGGCGACCCGACCGCGCGGGTTGGCGTTCGCCATTTCGGGCAAGGCAATGACGTGGCGATTATAGTTGGCGGCTCGATCCCGCTCGGCAACCGCGCCGCCAATCGCGGCAATGTCGCGCGCGCCAATGCCGAAGCTCAGGCCCCCGAAGCCGAGATCGCCGTCGCGCGGGTGCAGGTGCGGCGTGAAATCGACCGGCTGACAGCCGAACGGGCGAGCCTTGCCGCCGAGATCGTCCGGATCGAACGCGAGGTTCTGCCGAGCGCGGAGCGCGCGGTGGTGCTGGTGCGCGATGGTTTCGCGCGCGGCGGCACCGCCTTCACCTTCCTCGAAGTCAACCAGGCCCAGCAGGCCGTCGTCGATGCCCGGTCCCGCCGGGTCGAGCTGCTGCGCCGCTTCCATCTCGATGGCGCCCGGCTCGACCGGCTGACCGGTCGCCATGCCTCCCTCCTTGCCAGCGCGGAGAACCGCTGATGACACGATCCTTCCTTTTCGCGGGCTCGCTGCTCGCTCTTTCCCTGCTCGCCGGATGCGGCGAGTCCCCTGCCACCAAGGAGGCGGCCGAACCCAAGGCGGCCGCTGCCGCCGACGACTATGAACGCGGGCCGCATCGCGGGCGAATGCTGCGCGACGGCGATTTCGCGGTCGAGATCACCATCTTCGAGGATGGCGTAGATCCCGAGTTCCACGTCTATGCCTACCGGAAAGACAAGCCCATTCCGCCAGGCGAAGTCCAGCTTGCGATCGAGCTGTCGCGCCTTGGCGGCAAGGTCGATCGTTTTGCCTTCACCCCGCAGGAGGACTATCTGCGCGGCGGCGGTGTGGTGATCGAGCCTCATTCGTTCGACGTGAAGGTGCGCGCGGTCGAAGGCGGCCGCACGCACAACTGGACCTACGCCTCCTATGAGGGCCGGACGACGATTTCGGCCGAGGCGGCGCGGGCCGGAGGCGTCAAGACCGAGCGCGCGGGTTCCGCGACCGTTGCCGAGCTGATCGACATGGGCGGGCGGATCGAGATCACGCCCGAAGGCAAGGCCGATGTCCGCGCCCGGCTTCCCGGCCAGATCGTCTGGATGACCGGCAAGCTGGGCGATCGGGTCAGCCGGGGGCAGACACTCCTGCGCGTCGAGTCCAGCCATTCGCTCCAGACCTACGCGGTGCCGGCGCCGATCAGCGGCACCATCATCGAGAAGAACGCCAATGTCGGCGACACCACCGGCGACCGGGCGCTGTTCGTGGTTGCCGATCCCACGAAGCTCCATGCCGAGTTCTTCGTCTATCCCCGCGACGCCGAGCGCGTGCGCGTGGGCCAGCGGGTGAGCGTGCGAAGCCTGTCGGGCGAAGCGAAGCTCGACGCGCCCGTGGAAGCCGTGCTGCCGACCGCGGACGTCGCCAGCCAGACGATGATGGCGCATGTCCATCTGCCGCCCGAAGCGTCGCGAACCTTCCGCCCCGGCATGGGCGTCGAGGGATCGTTCGCCGTGGCCGAAGCGCAAGTGCCGCTCGCGGTCAGGACCAAGGCCATCCAGCGGTTCCGCGATTTCGAGGTGGTCTATGCCAGGGTCGGCAACACCTACGAGGTGCGGATGCTGGAGATCGGGCGGCGCACGCCTGAATGGACCGAAGTGCTCGGCGGCCTCGAACCCGGCACCGAATATGTGACCGACGGCGCTTTCCTGATCCGCGCCGACATCGACAAGTCGGGGGCCAGCCATGACCACTGAGACCGCCACCCACAAGCATACGCCCTTGCTTGAACGCCCACCTCTTCTGGAAAAGATTGTCGCCTCCGCGATCCGCTTCCGCTGGGCCGTGCTGGTCGTTGTCGCGCTGCTCTGCGGCATCGGCGTCTGGGCCTTCCAGCGCCTGCCGATCGACGCGACGCCGGACATCACCAACGTCCAGGTGCAGATCAACAGCGAAGCGACCGGCTTCTCGCCGCTCGAAGCCGAGCAGCGCGTCACCTTCCCGGTCGAGACCGCGATCGCCGGTTTGCCGGGCCTGCAATATACCCGCTCGATCTCGCGCTACGGTCTTTCCCAGGTAACGGCCGTGTTCGAGGACGGCACCAATATCTACTTTGCGCGCCAGCTCATCAACGAACGGCTCCAGACGGCGCGCGACCAGCTTCCCGATGGCGTCGCGCCCGAGATGGGGCCGATCGCCACCGGGCTGGGCGAGATCTTCATGTATACGCTGGAAGCGGCGCCGAATGCCCGCAAGCCGGATGGGAGCCGCTATACACCCGAAGATCTGCGCACGCTTCAGGATTGGGTGATCCGGCCCCAGCTCAGGAACACCCCCGGCGTCACCGAGGTCAACAGCATCGGCGGCTATGAGCGACAGTATCATGTGACGCCGCTGCCTGACCGGCTCTCGGCCTATGGGCTTACTCTCAACGATGTTGTCGAGGCATTGGGGCGCAACAACGCCAATGTCGGCGCGGGCTATGTCGAGCGCTACGGCGAGCAATATCTGGTCCGCGTGCCGGGCCAGGCGTCGGGCATCGACGATCTCAAGTCGATCATCGTAACCAATCGGGGCGGGATACCGATCCGCGTGGCCGATGTCGCCGATGTCGGCATGGGCGAAGAACTGCGCACCGGCGCGGCGACCGAGAACGGCCAGGAAGTCGTGCTCGGCACCGTGTTCATGCTGGCTGGTGAGAACAGCCGGATCGTCGCGCGCGCGGCCGCCGCGCGGCTCGAGGAAGCGGCCAGGGCGCTCCCGGCGGGCGTGAAGGCCGTGCCGATCTACGATCGCACCGATCTCGTCGAACGGGCGATCTGGACCGTCGAGAAGAACCTGCTCGAAGGTGCGCTGCTGGTGATCGTCGTCCTGTTCCTGCTGCTCGGCAATATCCGCGCGGCGCTCATCACGGCGGCGGTGATCCCGATTACCATGCTGATGACCATCACCGGCATGGTGCGCGCGGGCGTCTCGGGCAATCTCATGAGCCTGGGCGCGCTCGACTTCGGGCTGATCGTCGATGGCGCGGTCATCATCGTCGAGAACTGCCTGCGCCGGTTCGGCGAGGCACAGCACCAGCTAGGGCGGCTGCTGAAACGCGAGGAACGCTTCGCGCTCGCCGCGTCGGCGACGTCGGAGGTCATCCGGCCGTCGCTGTTCGGGATGCTCATCATCGCTCTGGTCTATGTGCCGATCTTCGCGCTCACCGGCGTCGAGGGGAAAATGTTCCACCCGATGGCGATCACCGTCGTCATGGCGCTGACCTTCGCGCTGATCCTGTCGCTGAGCTTCGTGCCGGCGGCAGTCGCGCTGTTCGTCACCGGCAAGGTTGAGGAGAAGGAAAGCCGTCTGATGGGCTGGGCGCGCAAGGTCTATGCGCCCGCGCTCGATGCCGCCCTGCGGCTCCGGGTTGCGTTCGTCGCGGGCGCGGTGGCGCTGGTCGCCATCGCGGGCTTTGCCGCGACGCGCATGGGATCGGAGTTCGTTCCCGATCTCGACGAGGGCGACATCGCGCTCCACGCCCTGCGCATCCCCGGCACAAGTCTCAGCCAGGCGATCCAGATGCAGACCACGCTCGAAGCGCGATTGAAGCGGTTCCCCGAGGTCGAGCGGATCGTCGCCAAGATCGGCACCGCCGAAGTGGCGACCGATCCGATGCCCCCTTCGGTCGCCGATACCTTTATAATGCTCAAGGATCGCAGCGAATGGCCGGACCCGCGCAAGCCCAAGGCCGAGCTGGTCCGCGAGATGCAGGAAGCCGCCGCGACCATTCCCGGCAACAATTACGAGTTCACCCAGCCGATCCAGATGCGATTCAACGAACTGCTGTCGGGCGTCCGGGCCGATGTCGCGATCAAGGTGTTCGGCGACGATCTCGATCAGTTGTTGGAGATCGGTCAGGCCGTCGAAGGCGTGGTGAGCGGCATCGAGGGCGCGCAGGATGTGAGCGTCGAGCAGGTTACGGGGCTGCCCGTCCTCCAGATCACGCCCGACCGGGCGGCGCTGGCGCGGCTCGGCCTCAACATCGGTGATATCCAGGAGGTGGTGGCGGTCTCGATCGGCGGCCGGGAGGCCGGGCGGATATTCGAGGGCGACCGGCGCTTCCCGGTGATCGTGCGATTGCCCGAGGACATCAGGAGCAAGGCCGACGAGATCGGGCGCTTGCGGATTCCGCTGGCAGGCAATGGCGCCAACCCGCGCGGGTTCGTGCCGCTCGCCGATGTCGCCAAGGTCGAGGTGGTGATCGGACCCAACCAGATCAGCCGCGAGGACGGCAAGCGCCGCGTCGTCGTGACCGCCAACGTGCGCGGGCGCGATCTCGGCTCGTTCATCGAGGAGCTTCAGCAAAAGGTGGACGCCGAGGTCGAAGTCCCCTCCGGCTATTGGGTGAGCTATGGCGGTACGTTCGAGCAATTGATCTCGGCGGCCGAGCGGCTGCGCCTGGTGGTGCCCGCCGCGCTGCTGCTGATCTTCGGCTTGCTCTACGGCCTGTTCCGATCCGCCAGGGATTCCGCCATCGTCTTCTCCGGCGTGCCGCTGGCGCTGACCGGCGGCGTGGCGGCGCTGCTGATCCGGGGTATGCCGCTCTCGATCTCGGCGGGTGTCGGGTTCATCGCGCTCTCGGGCGTGGCGGTCCTGAACGGCGTGGTGATGCTAAGCTTCATCCGGCAGCTCCGCGCCAGTGGCAACGGCCTTGAGGATGCGATCCGCGAAGGCGCCCTCACCAGGCTGAGACCCGTGCTGATGACCGCGCTGGTGGCAAGCCTCGGGTTCGTGCCGATGGCGTTCAACGTCGGCGCGGGCGCGGAAGTGCAGCGGCCGCTCGCAACAGTTGTGATCGGCGGCATCATCTCCTCGACACTGCTGACGCTGCTGGTCCTGCCCGCGCTCTATCGCCTCGTGCATGGCCGCAGGGCCGAACCCGAAACGCGAACGCCGCCGGACATGGCGCCCGCCATAAACTGACCCATGCCGCTCCCATGCGTCGATCGCGCATGGGAGCGGACAGTCTGAGGAATTGCCCATGCTCTCGGTTCTCGCCAATCGCACCTACCGCCACCTGTTCCTGGCGCAGATAATCGCGCTGGTCGGCACCGGCCTCGCCACGGTCGCGCTCGGCCTGCTCGCCTATGACATCGCCGGGGCCGATGCGGGGGCCGTGCTCGGCACGGCGATGGCGATCAAGATGATCGCCTATATCGGCGTCGCCCCGGCCGTCGGCGCCTATGCGAGCCGCTTGCCGCGCCGCAGCTTCCTTGTCGCGATGGACGTGATCCGTGGGCTGGTCGCGCTGGCGCTGCCGTTCGTCGATCAGGTCTGGCAGGTCTATTTCCTGATCTTCGTGCTGCAATCAGCCTCGGCCGGATTCACGCCCACCTTCCAGGCCACCATTCCTGACGTGCTGCCCGACGAGAAGGACTATACTAGCGCATTGTCGCTCTCGCGCCTCGCTTACGACATGGAAAGCCTGACCAGCCCGATGCTCGCCGCCGCGCTGCTGACGGTGATGAACTTCCACTGGCTGTTTTCGGGTACCGCGATCGGCTTTGCCTGCTCGGCGCTGCTGGTCCTGACGACGGTTCTGCCGCGTGCTGCCGCCGCCAAGCCAAAAGGCGGCATCTACGACAACACCACGCGCGGCGCCCGGCTCTATCTCAAGACGCCCCGGCTGCGCGGGCTGCTGGCGGTGACGCTCGCCGCCGCCGCCGCGAGCGCGATGGTGATCGTCAATACGCCGGTGCTGGTGCAGGCGGCGCTCGGGTTGGGGCAACGGGAGGTGGCGATCACGCTCGCCGCGTTCGGCGGCGGCTCGATGTTGGCCGCGCTGCTGCTGCCGCGCCTGCTCGACAAGCTGCCCGACCGCACGGTGATGCTTGCGGCGGCCCCGGCAATGACCATCGCGCTGGCCGCGCTGGCTCTCTCATGGCGCGGTCATGCCTCGCCCGGCTATTGGAGCGTCATTCTCGCGGGGTGGGCGGTGCTCGGCATTGCCTATTCGGCGAGCATCACGCCGGGCGGCCGCCTGTTACGACGATCGTCGGGCGAAGCGGATCGGCCCGCCCTGTTCGCCGCGCAGTTCGCGCTCAGCCATGTGTGCTGGCTCGTCGCCTATCCGCTGGCTGGCCAGACCGGCGCGCAGGGTGGCATGGGCCTGGCGTTCGCGGTCGCCGCCGCGCTGTCGCTGATCGGCGTGGGACTAGCGTTCCTGATCTGGCCAAAGGAGGATGCCGACGTGGTGGAGCACGATCACGCCGCCCTTCCGCCCGACCATCCCCATCTCGCCGAAGGCCATCCGCAGGGTCGCGCGGCCCATATATTCGTGATCGACGAACTGCATCCGCACTGGCCGATCCGATAGGATCGCGGAGTCGGAAAAGCGGACGCCGGGGGATGGCCCCGGCGTCCTTGCAGGGTCAAGGCTGGCGGAAGTCGCCCAAGACGAACTGGCCGCCTGCCGTCAGCACGACATGGAACAGCTTGCGCGCCGCATTCGGTTCGGCTTCGTTGCGAAAGGTCACGATCGTCTGGCGCTGACCCTGGCTGGTGCGCTCGCGCGTGCCGGCAACGGTCGCCTTCGACCAGCTCGCCGGCAGCTTCGCCTGGCTGATGAGCCGCACCACATTGTCGCGGGCGGTCTGCTGGGGGGTGCGCGCCTCATGCTCCTCGTCGTCATGGTCGGGATGGGCGAGCGCCGGGGCAGCATGGAGCGCGAAGGCGGCAAGAGCGATAAGAGCAATACGCATGGAAATATCCTTTTCAGATTGGAAATGAGGTTCAGGGAAGCGCGGCGAACTTCTCGAAGTCGCCGGTTGCGGTCACGGTGATGGTGACGGGCTGGTCGGTGCGGTTCTTCCAATACCAGCCATGCGTGCCGTCGAAGGGCGCGCGGAACTTGCCCGATGCGCCAGCCGAGCTGCCTTTCTCATAGCTCGTATAGTCGTCGCTCGCAGCGCCTGCCGGCTCGCCGTGCAGCTCGAAACGGACCTCCGCGCCATCCGTGGCCCAGCGATAGTCGAACTCGCCGCCCGCCTTCATGGTCGCCTTGACCTCACGGCCTTCATTGGGAGCGAGCGTCAGCTTCACCTCGACGCGTTCCCCGGCCTTCAGCGCGGGCGCCGGGGATGCGGCGGGCGCTGCGGCCACGGGCGTCGCCGGGACGGCATGGCTTGCGGCTTCCGCCCGCTTGACCTTGCCCATCTCGGTCAGCCCGAGCAAGCGGCCGACGCCGGTGGGATCGACGCCATATTCGGCCGGAAGCACGGTCGTCACGAGAATGACGGCGGCGGCTCCGAGAGCGATCAGGGTCGCGCGGTTGAGCTGGCGCAGGCTCGGCAACTCCCCGATGCCGGGTTGCGGAACTTGGTTCATGATGCGGCTCCTTCCAGAGCAAAGCCCGCGAGCTGATAGCCGGTGAGCACGAAGCCCGCGGTCATCAGCACGACGTTGGCGGTGAAGGCATGGGCCGAAAAGCTGCGCGTGCGCCGCCAGTAGCCCATGACGATAAGGATGGCGGCGAGCGCGAGGATCTGCCCGATCTCGACGCCGACATTGAACGAGAGGAGATTGACGATCAGCCCATCCGGGGACAGCGAGAAGTCTTGTAGCTTGGTCGCAAGGCCGAAGCCGTGGAACAGGCCGAAGATCAGCACCGCCGCCTTGGTATTGGGCTGGACGCCGAACCATCGCTGGAACGCGCCGAGGTTGTCGAGCGCCTTGTAAACGACCGACAGGCCGATGATCGCATCGACCAGATAGGCGCTGACATTCGTGCCCATGAGGACGCCCGCGATCAGCGTCGTCGAGTGACCGATCGCGAACAGCGTCACATAGGCGGCGATGTCCTTCATCCGGTAGAGGAAGAAGATCACGCCGAACAGGAACAGCAGATGGTCGTAGCCCGTCACCATATGCTTGGCGCCGAGATAGAGGAACGCGCCGATCTGTGGCCCGCTCGTCTGTTCGATATAGCCCTGATCGCCCTCGGCGACGCCGTGCGCGAAAGCCGCGCCAGCGAAGGAAAAGGCCATCAGGGCAAGGAGGACCGTGCGGCAAATCGCCGGAGGTCTGGCCCGTAAGGAATTCATGACATGACTTTCCTGAGCGCCGGACGGGCAAGCGGCCCGCCAGGCACATGCCTGGAGAAACGGCGCGAAACAAACCCGCACCGCGTTCACGCGGCGGCTGCCGCATCAGGCTCAGGCGGCGGGTGGCTCGAGCAGCGGCGCGAGAACGGCCGATGGCAGTTGCGGTTGGTTGTGCGGCCAGTGTCGGGGCGCTCGGTCAAGCCTCGTCGCCGGGACCGGCGCCGCATACGCGAGCCGGTCGACGAGCAGATGAACATGGGCGCTGGTCCCGTCCGATTCATGATCGGTATCGGGCGCATCGCTAGGGCTATGGCCATGCCCGGCATGATGATGTTCGGCCGTGAGCGCGTGATCGTGGCTGATCGACGCGATCGGACCGCCGTGGGAGAAAGCCAGCGTCAGCACGAACAGCAAGGAAAGTAGCCGGACGATCAACATAGCAAGGTCGAGAGACCTTTCCTTCCAAAGTGTTCTTAAGCCCGAATCCTGCGAACTTCGCAATTCCTGACCGCGCTTATCTGCGAATTATTCGCAAAAAGGAAGCTCTGGATCAATCCTGGAGCAATTGCAGCTTCTGCGCTTGCCCAATCACCCGCCGCACGCCCTCGGGCGACCATGCCAATCCGCCGCGCGGCGTTGGCTCACGCAGATCTCGGGTCAGCCAGGACGCAATGTCCCGTAACGAGGAATCCGGATGCGTTTTCAGGCGATCGGCGACAAGCCGCGCGACCCGCGTATCAGGCGGCAGGCGCGGTGCCTGGTCAAGGATGATTGCATCGGCATAGCCGGCCTTTACCAGGGCTCGGCACGCTTTCACCAGAGTTCGCTCGCTGAACGAGCGCACGGGTGGCGTGATGGCGCGGATTTGCCGTAGGACTAGTGCCCAAGGCAGATGCGGCCGCAATCTGGCAACCGTCGGCAACCAGCGGTGCCGATCGTCGATCAACTCATTGAGATAGCGTTCCTTGAGGCTGTAGCGGATATCGGCGATCGCCGCCGGATCGCGTGCGCGCATCTTCGGGTTTCCAGGTTTAGCTCCTCGTGCAACGGCCGCCTTAAGACCGGCGCGGGTCCGCTCGCGGATCAGCGCACGCTCGAACTCCGCGAAGGCGCCGAGCATTTGCGTCATCAGCATGCCCTGCGCGCTCGATGTATCGATCGGATCGTTGATCGAGCGAAAATAGGCGCCCTTCCCCCTCAGGGTCTCCACGATCTCGAGCAGATGCGAAAGCGATCGTGCCAAACGGTCGATCCGAACCACCAGCAACGTATCGCCATGCCCGACGCGTGCGAGCGCACGCGCGAGGTTCGGACGATCGCGGCTGCCCCCGCTCGCCTTGTCCTCGAGGATCACCGTGCAGCCTTCGGCGCGCAGCGCACTGAGCTGGATGGCCGTGTCCTGCTCGTCGGTCGAGACCCGCGCGTAGCCGATCAAAGCCATTTGTCACATTCCATATAACGGGGTCAAACGACCGGTTGTCCCCGTACGATAGAGTTTTGAGCAAGTGGCGGCTGGTCTTGATCGCCATGAACGCGCGCCGGTGATCCAAGGAGAGAATGTTGCGCGCCGCGCCAGCGCCTATACCCGTGAGGGATTGAGCCCCCTCCCCACTCAAAGGTTCAAAAGCGCCCCAATCCGCGACTTTCCGGCGCTTTGCCAATGCCAGTCCAGTGGTTTGGTATCGGAGTCCGGAGGTTTGGGGTCAGCCTGACGCGCTACATCGCGGGAAACGCTGGAGTCCGGTCGTATAGGGAAACCGACACTTGTAGCCCACCTTATAAAGAACGGTCAAATCTGCTTATGTGATAAGTGCGATTATCAAGGGTCCATGCAAAACAACGTACGAGAGAGGAAACCAACTACTGACTTTGGTTTCTCGGCGTGGCATCGTCGGTTACCCATGGCCCGCGACGACAACCCTCCCGCCGATGACCCTTTTCTCCTGCTGGGGCGCCTCGACGGCCGCCTGTAGGGTAGCACAAGCGCGGACATCTTTCTCGCCCGTTCGCGTCTTGAAGGAGCCTCCGCCCTTTGCGGCCTCGCCGGCGTGCCGATCGCAGTGAGAGACCTGCAAGACTGGATCGCGGGCCGCACGCCCCCTCCCCGCTCGTCCGAGGGACTCAACGATCCGATCTCGGTGGCGGCCATCTTCCACATCGCCCTCAGCCGGGATGAGGACCTCAGCGACCCACTCGCCCGCGCGACGCTGAATGCGCTACGTTCCGTTTTGGACGATCGCGCTGAAGCGGAAACCTATGCGACGTCGGACCTCGCCCATTTCGGTCCACTTTGGCGGCAAGTGCAGGCGGCCGCAGACGCCCCCTTCCCTACTGGCGACCTCCTCAGCGTCGCGGACCGCATCTTCGAGCTGGCCGCATCCACCGAGCCAGCGCCCACAAGCGGATGGGATGTAGTTAGTCTCGATGGTCGGACGCTCAACCTTCCACCGCGCGGTCGCGACCGAAACTGGCTGCTTGCGGTCGCCGTGCCACGGATGCTCTACCGCGCCGGCTTCACCACGCGGGTCATCCCCTCTTTTATCCTGCTGCCAAAGTACCTGCCCCCCTCCCCCGCTGAGCTCGCCAGGCTGATGGTGCAGGCGATTGGCCGAACGGCTCAGACGGGGCTTCGGGAACTGGCTTCCCTCGAACGTGCGGCGGCGCGCATCCAATTGGATCTCCAGGCCACGAAGCGGAGCAAGGCTCCCCTGCTCGCTCGGCTCCAACTCTCCTACCCGGGACTTCAGCCCGCCGCGGTCGCGCGCCTTTTGAAGGTGACGCCCCAAGGTGCCCGCAAGCTCCTGGCGTCGGCCTCGTCCGCGTCACGCCCAGTGCTGATCTAGTACCGCTCGGATTGCCTCCTCCGCATCCTGGCGGGACGCTCCGCCCTTGCTCAGCAGGGTCAAGCGAATGCCCTTCCGGTCGGCGCCCTCAATCCGGAGCACCGGCTTCCCGGTTGAACTGGAGATGGTCTCCGGCTTTCCTGACCTCTTGGGGGATCCTGACCTCTTGGGGGGGTCTACCGCCAAGGTGAGCGCCTTGATCACATCGAGAACCGGCAGCGCCTCGCCGCTCGCCGCCTGCGCTTCGGAAAGCCGCGCTGCCTCCTTGTAGGCCCTCGCCTTACGGTCCTCCGGCTTCAGAAGGCCCTTAAGGGCCATCGCGTTGCGAATGCCAAGATCCTGCGGATTCACGAACGCCCGGGTCAGCTCCTCTGGCAGGCGCGCCAGATCGAGGTAGCGGGTCAGCCAGCTCTCGGAGACCTTGAGCCTCTCGGCCATGGTCTTCTGGCGGCCGTCGTAATAGGTGTCGAGCGCGCGCAGATAGTCCCTCGCCCGCTCAAGGTCAGTCAGGTCATCACGAGCCCGGTTCTCGATGTCGGCGAGTCGGAAAGCTTCCTCGTCCCCGATTTCGCGCACATCGACCAGGAACTTGAAGTCAGGATAATTGTGGGTTCTCAGCCAGGTGATCGACCAATGCCGCCGCGCTCCACAGATCACTTCGAAATCGAAGTCAGGATCGCCTGAGACTCGCCGCACGATCGCCGGCATCTCCTGGCGCCCCTGCGCCTTGATGCTCTCGATCAGATCGGCGCAGCGTTCCTCGGTAAGCAGCGCGTAGTCGCGGTTGTGGCCTGCCCACATTCGACAGCGCGCCGGATCGACAAGCTCATGCGTGCGATTGACGATCGCGCCGGAAGCAAGGTCTGCAAGCCTATTCGAGCGCCCCGTCAGCACGTTTGAAGCGAGGCCCGAGCGACGCGGTGGCGGAGTCTCCTCGGACAGGTCGATGCCCGCCGCCAGATCGGCCGCGAAGCCGGTGTTTTTCCTGCTCATTCGAGCCTCCCTCTAGCGAATTGCACGCGTGCAATTGTTCCTTGTTCTCGCAAAATTGCACGCGTGCAATTTCGGACTTTCACGCCAGCGCAGCCTTGCGCAACGCTGCCTGATGGCTTGGCCACATCGACCTGATATCGACTTCGATCTCCGCGTTCACGCCGTCGAGATAACCAA from Roseomonas aeriglobus includes these protein-coding regions:
- a CDS encoding HupE/UreJ family protein — translated: MNSLRARPPAICRTVLLALMAFSFAGAAFAHGVAEGDQGYIEQTSGPQIGAFLYLGAKHMVTGYDHLLFLFGVIFFLYRMKDIAAYVTLFAIGHSTTLIAGVLMGTNVSAYLVDAIIGLSVVYKALDNLGAFQRWFGVQPNTKAAVLIFGLFHGFGLATKLQDFSLSPDGLIVNLLSFNVGVEIGQILALAAILIVMGYWRRTRSFSAHAFTANVVLMTAGFVLTGYQLAGFALEGAAS
- a CDS encoding recombinase family protein yields the protein MALIGYARVSTDEQDTAIQLSALRAEGCTVILEDKASGGSRDRPNLARALARVGHGDTLLVVRIDRLARSLSHLLEIVETLRGKGAYFRSINDPIDTSSAQGMLMTQMLGAFAEFERALIRERTRAGLKAAVARGAKPGNPKMRARDPAAIADIRYSLKERYLNELIDDRHRWLPTVARLRPHLPWALVLRQIRAITPPVRSFSERTLVKACRALVKAGYADAIILDQAPRLPPDTRVARLVADRLKTHPDSSLRDIASWLTRDLREPTPRGGLAWSPEGVRRVIGQAQKLQLLQD
- a CDS encoding ParB/RepB/Spo0J family partition protein, with product MSRKNTGFAADLAAGIDLSEETPPPRRSGLASNVLTGRSNRLADLASGAIVNRTHELVDPARCRMWAGHNRDYALLTEERCADLIESIKAQGRQEMPAIVRRVSGDPDFDFEVICGARRHWSITWLRTHNYPDFKFLVDVREIGDEEAFRLADIENRARDDLTDLERARDYLRALDTYYDGRQKTMAERLKVSESWLTRYLDLARLPEELTRAFVNPQDLGIRNAMALKGLLKPEDRKARAYKEAARLSEAQAASGEALPVLDVIKALTLAVDPPKRSGSPKRSGKPETISSSTGKPVLRIEGADRKGIRLTLLSKGGASRQDAEEAIRAVLDQHWA